The following are from one region of the Salvia splendens isolate huo1 chromosome 2, SspV2, whole genome shotgun sequence genome:
- the LOC121771260 gene encoding uncharacterized protein LOC121771260 codes for MVIQTGLAFYVLLVASPGSDLLPSLSALIFIAGGIKYGERLSTLCAANRENFRDSMLPEPDPGPNYAKFMEEYALKEAEGFSVSVDEVEEIQGPAQHDFPDEPSVREAYDLFLTFKRLFADTILSFQDRDRSKSYFMKLDGEQAFKVVETELGFMFDELYTKASTVYNLTATGCFLKMITFSLTLIAWMVFIFVCDKGKYKVLDLVITHLLLGVAVFLEIYAVGALVNSDWTRRLRVCDRSLRTTSFARVILWFQPVKKRWSEKAAQHNLLDLCVGNKFAVLPRSIRKVTRIYHYFKKQWHKSFVDVSIDLKRLIFEELKSYTNCSAAAMWNRRGSFTLERYTSLCLDKIKEGEFDQRILLWHIATDLCYSLEPPDNKTALARHSKPISEYMLCLLVVYPFMLPMGIGMIRFRDTCAEAEVFFRERGAMIYTKGEACKKLLEVSTQVKPAKVKGDRSKTVLFDACMLAKSLLDVKVQSQRWEIISKVWVEMLAHAATHCSGHHHAHQLRKGGELLSHVWLLMTHLGITEQFQISQGHARAKMQAK; via the coding sequence ATGGTGATTCAAACTGGCCTTGCTTTCTATGTACTACTTGTTGCTTCCCCCGGCTCGGATTTGCTTCCCTCTTTGAGTGCCCTCATCTTTATAGCGGGTGGAATTAAGTACGGAGAGCGCTTGTCCACGTTGTGTGCAGCCAATAGGGAGAATTTCCGTGACTCTATGCTCCCAGAGCCTGATCCGGGGCCAAACTACGCGAAATTCATGGAGGAATACGCGTTGAAGGAAGCTGAAGGGTTCAGTGTTAGTGTGGATGAGGTTGAAGAAATACAGGGTCCTGCTCAGCACGATTTCCCCGATGAACCAAGTGTACGAGAAGCTTATGACTTATTCTTGACGTTTAAGCGCCTCTTTGCTGACACGATCTTGAGCTTTCAAGATCGTGACAGAAGCAAATCCTACTTCATGAAGCTGGATGGGGAGCAAGCTTTTAAGGTTGTTGAGACTGAGCTTGGGTTCATGTTTGATGAACTGTACACGAAAGCATCCACAGTCTACAATCTCACGGCCACGGGATGTTTCCTTAAGATGATTACTTTCTCGCTCACGCTCATTGCATGGATGGTGTTCATCTTCGTGTGCGATAAAGGGAAGTACAAGGTGTTAGACTTGGTGATCACTCACTTGTTGCTTGGGGTGGCTGTCTTCTTAGAGATATACGCTGTTGGGGCTCTCGTGAACTCAGACTGGACACGTAGGCTCAGGGTATGTGACAGAAGTCTCAGAACAACTAGTTTTGCTCGCGTAATTCTATGGTTTCAGCCAGTCAAGAAGAGATGGTCGGAGAAAGCGGCTCAACACAATCTACTTGATCTTTGTGTCGGAAACAAATTTGCAGTGTTGCCTAGAAGTATCAGAAAGGTTACTAGAATATATCACTACTTCAAAAAGCAGTGGCACAAGTCGTTTGTCGACGTCTCCATAGATCTGAAAAGGCTAATATTCGAGGAGTTGAAGAGCTACACAAATTGCTCTGCTGCTGCTATGTGGAACAGAAGGGGAAGTTTCACTCTTGAAAGGTACACCTCTCTTTGCCTTGATAAGATCAAAGAGGGAGAATTCGACCAGAGGATCCTCCTCTGGCACATCGCCACGGACCTCTGCTATTCGCTGGAACCACCTGACAACAAAACTGCACTTGCACGCCACAGCAAGCCCATATCCGAATACATGCTGTGTCTCCTCGTTGTTTACCCTTTCATGCTGCCAATGGGGATCGGGATGATAAGGTTCCGGGACACGTGTGCTGAGGCAGAAGTGTTTTTCAGAGAGAGGGGCGCGATGATATACACGAAAGGCGAGGCATGCAAGAAGCTGCTGGAAGTGAGCACCCAAGTGAAACCGGCTAAAGTGAAGGGCGACCGGAGCAAAACTGTGCTGTTCGATGCTTGTATGCTGGCTAAGTCTCTCTTAGATGTGAAGGTACAGTCGCAGAGGTGGGAGATTATAAGCAAAGTGTGGGTGGAGATGCTGGCTCACGCCGCCACACATTGCAGCGGCCACCACCACGCCCACCAGCTGCGGAAGGGCGGAGAGCTGCTCAGCCATGTCTGGCTTCTCATGACACATTTGGGCATCACTGAGCAGTTCCAGATATCTCAAGGTCATGCTAGAGCTAAAATGCAAGCAAAATAG
- the LOC121780060 gene encoding disease resistance RPP8-like protein 3, which produces MYLVVLDGVQSLNQWKRLKDAFPDRQNGSKIIPTTRDERVAMHADPMGMQIYNLKKLSEEESWALFIRKEGEKWSETVKKIDRNWQASDIMKFSYNDLDHCFIYMTLFPRELDIPVRRLGLLRVLDLEGVYQPNLPDNLGDLFHLRYLGLRWTFLDKLPKSVGELPYLQTLDLKHTRIDKIQTTIWKLKNLQHLNLDEDKETPLYCRESLPDLLTLWGLSVSHESRIKNGLSKMKHLRELGITFQERVQGQSTDALVKWISELKDLQSLRLRSKDDCGKPSDLSLWQFSGLTNLSHMKLLGKLQQLPTLDQFPPRIKVLTLSLSNLTKDPMPILGQLSDLTVLRLLGNSFVGEEMVCPSESFKNLEVLKLWVLQDLKEWKLKEVNIRRCSKLENFPASLLEQETFQDLILNNMPSEFKNNIANEYQWKVSIKDF; this is translated from the exons ATGTACTTGGTCGTGCTGGATGGAGTTCAGTCATTGAATCAATGGAAAAGACTTAAAGATGCCTTCCCAGATCGACAAAATGGGAGCAAGATCATCCCTACCACCCGCGATGAGCGAGTAGCGATGCATGCTGATCCAATGGGGATGCAGATATATAATTTGAAGAAGCTCAGCGAGGAAGAGAGCTGGGCTTTGTTCATAAGAAAG GAGGGCGAGAAGTGGTCGGAAACAGTCAAGAAGATCGACAGAAACTGGCAAGCCTCAGACATTATGAAGTTTAGCTACAATGATCTGGATCACTGTTTCATCTATATGACACTGTTTCCCAGAGAGCTTGACATTCCAGTGAGGAGGCTCGGCTTGCTGAGGGTTCTTGATTTGGAGGGAGTCTACCAGCCTAATTTGCCCGACAACCTAGGTGACTTGTTTCATTTGAGGTATCTGGGATTGCGATGGACTTTCTTGGATAAGCTTCCTAAATCAGTTGGTGAACTCCCTTATCTCCAAACGTTAGACTTGAAGCATACACGCATCGACAAGATCCAGACAACCATTTGGAAACTGAAGAATCTCCAGCATCTCAATCTCGATGAAGACAAGGAAACGCCTCTGTATTGCCGCGAGTCCTTGCCCGATCTCCTGACACTTTGGGGATTATCAGTCAGCCACGAGAGCCGGATCAAAAATGGTTTGAGCAAGATGAAACACCTGAGAGAATTAGGCATTACTTTCCAAGAGAGAGTTCAAGGTCAATCTACAGATGCTTTGGTGAAATGGATTTCTGAGCTAAAGGATCTTCAATCATTGAGGTTGCGATCCAAAGATGATTGTGGGAAACCTTCGGATCTTAGTTTATGGCAATTTTCAGGATTGACAAATCTTTCTCACATGAAGTTACTTGGGAAGCTGCAACAACTTCCAACCTTGGATCAGTTCCCACCTCGTATTAAGGTTCTCACATTATCATTGTCAAATCTAACCAAAGATCCCATGCCAATTCTTGGGCAGCTCTCGGATTTAACAGTTTTGAGGCTGCTCGGTAACTCATTCGTCGGGGAGGAAATGGTCTGCCCGAGTGAAAGCTTTAAGAACCTTGAGGTTCTAAAACTCTGGGTGCTCCAAGATCTCAAGGAATGGAAACTCAAAGAGGTCAACATTAGAAGGTGTTCCAAACTTGAAAACTTCCCAGCCAGCTTGCTGGAGCAGGAAACATTCCAAGATTTGATCTTGAACAACATGCCCTCTGAGTTCAAGAATAATATTGCCAACGAGTATCAGTGGAAGGTTTCCATCAAAGATTTCTAA
- the LOC121792897 gene encoding epidermal growth factor receptor substrate 15-like 1: MAGASTEKFEEYFQKADADRDGRISGAEAVAFLQGSNLPRQVLAQIWTIADQNRTGFLSHPEFYNALKLVTVAQSKRELTKDIVNAALYSPASGKIPPPQINVPATPGPQPSPVAASPLTVVGSTPQPSSQNLGFRGPAPPSSSFNQQPGTVLSTSGMTQQLRPMPSTTGMNWQIGMVPSSLGQSASPINQQSGQAPPTNTSMNRPFGQLQPSSTGMNQLYGQVPPNTHPQIFHSHGNLMRPPLSMPTGPASLQPQASGGLNVSGGMTGVGLPNTNNGWSVGSASGLPATQVLDRGVNPSISAVGPNSQHPLSSFSGAKDPQALASSGIGPNSSAMFAGDLFSANQSSSQKVSSALQQPISSLPTSSAALPDSSSVQPSAKPDPFEALQSTIRKPSAAVPAAQTQYVPKSNQQVPTQITSSGLTPGLQTGIENATSGTSQISWPKMTRASIQKYAKVFMEQDTDRDGKITGDQARNLFLSWRLPREVLKQIWDLSDQDSDSMLSLREFCIALYWMERYREGNPLPSLIPNSVMFDETLVTLVGPPTAYGGMAWSPASGLRQQQGLPGSQPISHAGSRPPMQPVVSQADGSMQFNQNSGGRTLDNSHGNQHSNGKVNSLDVGGQEAAEATGKVDNKDNVLLDSREKLEYYRTKMQDLVLYKSRCDNRLNEITERARADKGEAELLEKKYQEKYKQVAEIHSKLTIEEASFRDIQERKMELQQAITKMEQGGSADGILQVRADRIQSDLEELLKALAERCKKHSIEVNSAAIIELPQGWQPGVPEIAAVWDEDWDKFDDEGFSFDISLPENDKSASLGRENSSPTHSYAPDSPSNASEPEKPFVAVASPFDEESVFSADESKSPHGSPERPTPYESPSKEYSQGHFRKSSDGDTETHRGFNEPSWGDFDNNDDIDSVWGFNTKDPDGAKNNEKYFFGSNDFGASPERSSSPRAESAFPKSNLFFEDSVPSTPLTRAGDSPRYGNDSRDPIESFSRYDSFSTHENASSPRGETHTRFDSMSSSRGFDHSSNYSFDDSDPFGSSGPFKVS, from the exons ATGGCGGGAGCAAGTACGGAAAAATTCGAGGAGTATTTCCAGAAGGCAGATGCGGATCGCGACGGCAGGATCAGTGGAGCTGAGGCGGTGGCTTTTCTGCAAGGATCCAATTTGCCAAGACAAGTTCTTGCGCAG ATATGGACGATTGCTGACCAAAATCGCACTGGCTTTCTCAGTCATCCTGAGTTTTATAATGCTCTTAAGCTTGTGACAGTGGCTCAAAGCAAGCGAGAGTTGACGAAAGATATTGTTAATGCAGCCTTATATAGTCCAGCTTCTGGCAAAATCCCACCTCCCCAAATAAATGTACCTGCTACACCTGGACCACAGCCAAGCCCAGTGGCTGCTTCACCTTTGACAGTGGTGGGTTCGACTCCCCAGCCATCTTCTCAAAATCTTGGATTCAGAGGGCCAGCTCCTCCTAGTTCCAGCTTTAACCAGCAACCGGGAACAGTTCTGTCAACTTCGGGCATGACCCAACAACTTAGACCAATGCCTTCTACTACTGGCATGAACTGGCAGATTGGGATGGTACCTTCAAGTTTGGGACAGTCTGCCAGTCCAATAAACCAGCAGTCTGGGCAGGCCCCACCTACAAACACAAGTATGAACCGGCCATTTGGGCAGTTGCAACCTTCTAGTACTGGAATGAACCAGCTGTATGGCCAGGTACCCCCAAATACACACCCACAAATTTTCCACTCTCACGGTAACCTGATGAGACCGCCTCTATCCATGCCTACTGGTCCTGCTTCGCTTCAACCTCAGGCTTCTGGTGGTCTAAATGTTTCTGGAGGCATGACTGGCGTAGGTCTTCCCAACACAAATAATGGTTGGTCGGTTGGGTCTGCTTCTGGCCTACCTGCTACACAAGTCTTGGATAGAGGAGTTAATCCATCCATATCAGCAGTTGGTCCAAATTCCCAACACcctctttcatctttttcaggTGCCAAAGATCCTCAAGCGTTAGCTAGTTCAGGTATTGGGCCTAATTCGTCTGCCATGTTTGCTGGTGATCTGTTCTCTGCAAATCAGTCTTCATCCCAAAAAGTTTCTTCTGCTCTACAACAACCTATAAGTAGCCTGCCTACATCTTCTGCCGCTCTCCCTGATAGTTCGAGTGTCCAGCCTTCGGCTAAGCCTGATCCTTTTGAAGCTTTACAGAGCACTATCAGAAAACCATCTGCTGCAGTTCCAGCTGCACAGACACAGTATGTCCCCAAGTCTAATCAGCAGGTTCCAACCCAAATTACTTCCTCAGGCTTGACACCTGGACTTCAAACAGGTATAGAGAATGCAACGTCAGGGACCTCACAGATTTCATGGCCAAAAATGACACGAGCTAGCATTCAAAAGTACGCAAAAGTTTTTATGGAACAAGACACCGACAGAGATGGGAAAATTACGGGTGATCAGGCGCGTAATCTATTCTTGAGTTGGAGACTGCCAAGAG AGGTCTTAAAGCAGATTTGGGATCTATCAGATCAAGACAGTGATAGCATGCTCTCTTTGAGGGAGTTCTGCATTGCCCTCTATTGGATGGAGCGGTACAGGGAAGGAAACCCTCTTCCATCTCTGATCCCAAACAGTGTCATGTTCGACGAAACTTTAGTAACTTTGGTAGGTCCACCTACAGCTTATGGGGGCATGGCATGGAGTCCTGCTTCAG GATTAAGACAACAACAGGGTTTACCTGGTTCTCAACCAATTTCGCATGCCGGTTCAAGACCACCAATGCAGCCAGTAGTTTCTCAGGCTGATGGATCGATGCAATTCAATCAGAATTCTGGAGGGCGCACATTAGATAACTCACATGGAAATCAACACAGTAATGGGAAGGTTAATTCTTTGGATGTTGGGGGCCAGGAAGCAGCAGAAGCTACTGGAAAG GTTGACAACAAGGACAATGTGCTTTTGGATTCCAGAGAGAAGCTTGAATACTATCGGACAAAAATGCAAGACCTT GTTTTGTATAAAAGTAGATGTGATAATCGACTTAATGAAATCACAGAAAGAGCTAGAGCAGACAAGGGCGAG GCTGAGTTGCTGGAGAAGAAATATcaagaaaaatataaacaagTTGCAGAAATCCATTCAAAGTTAACTATTGAAGAGGCTTCCTTTCGTGATATTCAG GAGCGGAAGATGGAGTTACAACAAGCAATCACAAAAATGGAACAAGGTGGAAGTGCTGATGGTATTCTTCAG GTACGTGCTGATCGTATACAATCCGATCTTGAGGAACTATTGAAGGCATTGGCTGAACGTTGCAAGAAACATTCTATAGAAGTTAACTCTGCAGCGATAATTGAGCTTCCCCAAG gTTGGCAACCTGGGGTCCCAGAGATAGCAGCGGTATGGGATGAAGATTGGGACAAGTTTGATGATGAAG gATTTTCTTTTGACATCTCCCTTCCTGAAAATGACAAGTCAGCATCTTTGGGGAGAGAAAATTCTTCTCCAACCCATAGTTATGCCCCTGACTCACCATCAAATGCATCCGAGCCTGAGAAACCCTTTGTTGCTGTGGCTAGTCCCTTTGATGAAGAATCAGTTTTTAGTGCAGATGAGTCAAAAAGTCCACATGGAAGTCCAGAGAGGCCAACACCATATGAAAGTCCGTCTAAAGAGTACTCACAGGGACATTTCAGAAAAAGCTCTGATGGAGATACTGAAACCCACAG AGGCTTTAATGAACCTTCTTGGGGTGATTTTGATAACAATGATGATATTGATTCAGTGTGGGGCTTCAATACTAAG GACCCAGATGGTGCAAAGAACAACGAAAAATATTTCTTCGGTTCTAATGATTTTGGTGCAAGTCCTGAAAGAAGCAGCTCTCCTCGTGCAGAAAGTGCCTTCCCAAAGAGTAACCTGTTCTTTGAGGATTCTGTACCCAGCACCCCACTTACGAGGGCCGGCGATTCTCCGAGGTACGGCAATGATTCAAGAGACCCGATCGAGAGTTTCTCAAGATATGATTCATTCAGCACACATGAAAATGCCTCATCACCCCGTGGAGAGACCCACACTAGGTTTGACTCCATGAGCAGCTCGAGGGGCTTTGACCACAGCAGCAATTATTCATTTGATGACTCTGACCCCTTCGGTTCTAGTGGTCCATTCAAGGTTTCTTAA
- the LOC121780052 gene encoding putative inactive disease susceptibility protein LOV1, with product MGEEMAVDAVASVVLQKLTDLLQDKSFATNKIISPRLKEMKATLETTPSARPAHEGTHENDEEIKKLRQEYLGHIYSIEDSIESFALRFTRQRKKLGFLMNYALFPKKFTALKMLDYKLCSIQTEVKKISSRTITLEGSSRAGSLLQQPECDDNDVQDGEEMQEVSSSSIDKETESSIQSLRSTSIIRERIEHSKLMYSYSYNEEELPIVGYQCKVDDMRRMLLNPDEGPVIPIVGELGSGKTMLARAVYGNRAITKTFDSAAWVTVFEKSTTTDILLALLNQVTKSEVQDGTTEESLKQRLAQELSGQRYLVVLDGVQTLDRWERIRHAFPNQENGSKIILTTCDEGVADPKGQMYKMDKLDHEESWTLFMTKVGSHQDPKGVKKRIIKVCQGLPLSIVLLGSLFSMKDRSEWPKTLDRLRNWQAADIMKLSYNDLDNHLKLCLIYMTLFPREMDIPVRRLQRLWLAEGFVEQPREFHEDVNQPLEFQEDVAQEYFESLVKRSLIMVSKQRSDGSARKCRLQGAIHDFLLEQAQDIRLFHVHPGSDEGLAGMRRLIEYADAGIVPPNTAPIRHTRSYISFKLQKKDIPAKHVCSLVSKMGKRLGLLRVLDLEGVYQPCLPDNLGDLYHLRYLGLRWTFIDKLPKSVGELPHLQTLDLKHTQIDKIPKTVWKLKNLQHLNLNEVHLDKDTPLHFRKSLPDLLTLWGLSVSHETPIKNGLSKLKHLRELGISFRCIKLSDDHERCQDPLVEWISELTDLQSLRLRSKDDAGNPLRLSLRPFSRLEKLSHMKLLGKLQELPPLDHFPPHIKVLTLSLTFLSKDPMPILGQLPDLTVLRLLGSSYLGETMVCLSGRFKSLEVLKLWVLEGLKKWEVEDGAMKKLKEVNIRRCSNLENFPTLLLQQKTFQDLILNNMPHAFKDKIDDIYQSKVSTKDFKEQLRARD from the coding sequence ATGGGTGAAGAGATGGCTGTAGATGCAGTTGCATCAGTGGTGCTCCAGAAACTAACTGACCTGCTCCAAGACAAGTCCTTCGCCACCAACAAGATCATAAGCCCTCGCCTCAAGGAGATGAAGGCAACCCTGGAGACGACCCCCTCGGCCAGACCTGCACATGAGGGAACACACGAAAACGATGAAGAAATCAAGAAACTGAGGCAAGAGTACCTCGGCCACATTTACTCTATCGAGGACTCAATTGAGTCCTTCGCCCTCCGCTTCACCCGCCAGAGGAAGAAGCTCGGATTCCTCATGAATTACGCTCTCTTCCCCAAGAAATTCACAGCTCTCAAGATGCTCGACTACAAGCTCTGCAGCATTCAAACGGAGGTCAAGAAGATCAGTAGTCGAACAATCACCCTCGAAGGCAGCAGCAGAGCGGGAAGCCTGTTGCAGCAGCCAGAGTGTGATGACAATGATGTACAAGATGGTGAGGAGATGCAAGAGGTTTCATCTTCTTCCATTGACAAAGAAACTGAGAGCAGTATACAGAGCCTGCGTAGTACTTCGATAATTCGAGAGAGGATAGAGCACTCCAAGCTCATGTATAGCTACTCATACAATGAGGAAGAGCTACCAATCGTCGGATACCAATGCAAGGTGGATGATATGCGGCGTATGCTGTTGAATCCAGATGAAGGCCCGGTAATCCCCATAGTAGGCGAACTGGGCTCAGGCAAGACGATGCTGGCTCGTGCTGTTTATGGGAACAGAGCCATCACCAAGACGTTCGACAGTGCTGCTTGGGTGACTGTTTTCGAGAAATCTACAACCACGGATATCTTGCTCGCCTTGCTGAATCAGGTGACGAAATCTGAAGTCCAAGATGGGACTACAGAGGAGTCACTCAAACAAAGGCTCGCGCAGGAACTGAGTGGCCAGCGATACTTAGTCGTGTTGGACGGAGTTCAGACTTTGGATCGATGGGAAAGGATAAGACATGCTTTCCCTAATCAAGAAAATGGGAGCAAGATCATCCTCACCACTTGTGATGAGGGCGTAGCTGATCCAAAGGGGCAGATGTATAAAATGGATAAGCTGGATCATGAAGAGAGTTGGACTCTGTTCATGACAAAGGTGGGATCACATCAAGATCCAAAAGGAGTGAAGAAGAGGATCATCAAGGTTTGCCAGGGGCTGCCGTTGAGCATTGTCCTGCTCGGCAGCCTGTTCTCGATGAAGGACAGAAGTGAGTGGCCCAAAACACTCGACCGCCTCAGAAATTGGCAGGCCGCCGACATAATGAAGCTGAGCTACAACGACCTTGACAACCACTTGAAACTGTGTCTCATCTACATGACACTATTTCCTAGAGAGATGGACATTCCAGTGAGGAGGCTGCAACGGTTGTGGCTAGCCGAGGGGTTCGTGGAGCAGCCACGTGAGTTCCACGAAGATGTGAACCAGCCACTCGAGTTCCAAGAAGACGTGGCGCAGGAGTATTTCGAGAGCCTGGTGAAACGCAGCTTGATAATGGTGTCGAAGCAGCGCTCAGATGGGAGCGCTAGAAAGTGCCGGCTGCAAGGCGCCATCCATGACTTTTTGCTGGAACAGGCTCAGGATATCCGCCTTTTCCACGTCCATCCCGGATCAGACGAAGGCTTGGCTGGGATGCGGAGGCTCATCGAATATGCTGATGCCGGGATTGTCCCACCCAATACTGCTCCAATTCGACATACGAGGTCTTACATATCATTCAAGCTACAGAAAAAGGATATTCCAGCAAAGCATGTGTGCTCACTTGTTAGCAAAATGGGGAAACGGTTGGGCTTGTTGAGGGTTCTTGATCTTGAGGGAGTGTACCAACCTTGTTTGCCGGACAATCTAGGTGACttgtatcatttgaggtatctCGGATTGAGGTGGACATTCATCGACAAGCTTCCAAAATCTGTTGGCGAACTCCCTCATCTCCAGACATTAGACCTTAAGCATACACAGATAGACAAGATCCCGAAAACTGTTTGGAAACTGAAGAATCTCCAGCATCTCAATCTCAACGAAGTTCATCTAGACAAGGACACACCTCTGCACTTCCGCAAGTCCTTGCCCGATCTCCTAACTCTCTGGGGGTTATCAGTCAGCCACGAGACCCCAATAAAGAATGGCCTGAGCAAGCTGAAACACCTAAGAGAGCTAGGCATTTCTTTCCGTTGCATCAAGCTCAGTGATGATCATGAAAGATGTCAAGATCCTTTGGTGGAGTGGATTTCCGAGCTAACTGATCTCCAATCATTGAGGTTGCGATCCAAAGATGATGCTGGGAACCCTTTACGCCTTAGTTTAAGGCCGTTTTCACGCTTGGAGAAACTCTCCCACATGAAGTTACTTGGGAAGCTGCAGGAACTCCCTCCATTGGATCACTTCCCACCTCATATCAAGGTTCTCACATTGTCATTGACGTTTCTGTCCAAAGACCCCATGCCAATTCTTGGACAGCTCCCAGATTTAACGGTTTTGAGGCTGCTCGGTAGCTCATACCTCGGAGAGACAATGGTGTGCTTGAGTGGCAGGTTTAAGAGCCTTGAGGTGCTGAAACTATGGGTGCTCGAAGGTCTGAAGAAATGGGAAGTGGAAGATGGAGCGATGAAGAAACTCAAAGAGGTCAACATCAGAAGGTGTTCCAATCTGGAAAACTTCCCAACATTATTGCTGCAGCAGAAAACCTTCCAAGATTTGATCTTGAACAACATGCCCCATGCATTCAAGGATAAAATTGATGACATTTATCAGAGCAAAGTCTCCACCAAAGATTTTAAAGAACAACTCAGAGCTAGAGATTAG